The following are encoded together in the Campylobacter devanensis genome:
- a CDS encoding tetratricopeptide repeat protein — protein MKRLIWIIALLFSVVVAKDLNLKELEISCDNGDMDACFYLGYFYKYGKFVEQSYHKAAELYQKACDNDYAFACSALGDLYVSGKGVELNYRKAAKLYEKACDNGDLWGCGSLINLYREGEGIRQNYQNAIKSSQKACDNANSLGCLNLGIAYEKAKGVRQDYAIAKEYFGKACDLGDQIGCDNYKRLNIYVKD, from the coding sequence ATGAAAAGGCTTATTTGGATTATTGCGTTACTTTTTAGTGTGGTTGTGGCTAAGGATTTGAATTTAAAAGAATTAGAAATCTCTTGCGATAATGGCGATATGGATGCTTGCTTTTATCTTGGATATTTCTATAAATATGGCAAATTTGTAGAGCAAAGCTACCACAAAGCCGCCGAGCTATATCAAAAAGCTTGCGATAATGATTACGCATTTGCCTGTTCTGCTCTTGGGGATCTGTATGTAAGTGGCAAAGGTGTAGAGCTAAACTACCGCAAAGCCGCAAAATTATACGAAAAAGCCTGTGATAACGGCGATTTATGGGGTTGTGGTAGCCTTATAAACCTATATCGTGAAGGCGAGGGTATAAGACAAAATTACCAAAATGCTATCAAATCATCCCAAAAGGCTTGTGATAATGCCAACTCACTAGGTTGCCTTAACCTTGGAATCGCATATGAAAAAGCCAAAGGCGTAAGACAAGATTACGCTATAGCTAAGGAGTATTTTGGCAAGGCGTGTGATTTGGGCGATCAAATTGGTTGTGATAATTATAAAAGATTAAATATCTATGTAAAAGATTAA
- the murI gene encoding glutamate racemase codes for MVVAVFDSGFGGLSLLNEAKRELKGCDFIYFADNDNAPYGVKSIDEIRALSTDAVEFLRPMADIIVIACNTATSAAISDLRQKFSIPIIGMEPAVKLGQSEDGNILVIATPATIKGAKLNELLKRSNLSDKTYLLPMPKLVEFAQNMEFDSPSVKRYIAEQIAQINATNISLLVLGCTHFNYFKDSFAALMPNCKIVDGINGTIKQIKRRLDELENGKNLDKNLIYYSSKKQKDINLITPFLSRLDEMRKI; via the coding sequence ATGGTTGTAGCGGTATTTGACTCTGGATTTGGGGGGCTAAGTCTTTTAAATGAGGCTAAAAGGGAGCTTAAAGGGTGTGATTTTATATATTTTGCCGATAATGACAACGCACCTTATGGGGTAAAGAGCATTGATGAGATAAGAGCTCTTAGCACTGATGCGGTCGAGTTTTTGCGCCCTATGGCTGATATAATAGTAATTGCGTGTAATACCGCCACGAGTGCTGCTATAAGCGACCTTAGGCAGAAATTTAGCATACCAATTATCGGGATGGAACCAGCAGTGAAGTTAGGTCAAAGCGAAGATGGCAATATACTAGTTATCGCTACGCCAGCTACGATAAAGGGTGCTAAGCTAAATGAGCTTTTAAAAAGATCAAATTTAAGCGATAAAACCTATCTTTTACCTATGCCAAAGCTAGTGGAATTCGCTCAAAATATGGAGTTTGACTCACCATCAGTGAAGCGATATATAGCTGAGCAAATAGCTCAAATCAATGCTACAAATATATCCCTTTTGGTACTAGGATGTACGCATTTTAACTATTTTAAAGATAGTTTTGCTGCTTTAATGCCAAATTGTAAGATTGTAGATGGGATAAATGGGACTATAAAGCAGATCAAAAGAAGATTAGATGAGCTAGAAAATGGCAAAAATTTAGATAAAAATTTAATCTACTACTCATCTAAAAAACAAAAAGATATAAATCTCATCACCCCATTTCTCTCAAGGCTTGATGAGATGAGAAAAATCTAA
- a CDS encoding menaquinone biosynthesis decarboxylase — MHYYINLLKKNNLLKIIEAPCDIDLEIAHISYIEVKKDNSKAILFTNPTNKNGDKFPPVITNIFGSFKALEIIFGRDISDISNEISALLKPKKPNSMKEKIDFFGYLLSLKSIFPKRLKGNGICQECEFKEPNLYKLPVLKTWDDDGGAFITMGQVYTKALNGTTQNLGMYRLQVHSQNELGMHWQIHKDGAHFFHEYKQAGQKMPVSVAIGGDPLYIWCGQAPLPKNIFELMLYGFIRKKPAKLVKSLTNDIYVPFDADFIIEGFVDPNELKDEGRFGDHTGYYTPIEPFPVMKVSKITHKTNPIFAATVVGKPPLEDKYMGYATERIFLPLLQTTAPDLIDYKMPENGVFHNLILAKFNNLYPAHAQQLMHAFWGVGQMSFVKHAIFVPSNAPDLDDYENLAKFVLNKFSPKSCLITSGVCDQLDHASPNSCYGGKLGIDASIDYSTLTPSVISNTELLDKFKKISSDILEIYQYFTDTKNPICMVKVDKKSNLKSLFNSLLTLKKHFKIIIFTDIDSKIDNPYMMVWRITNSIDAQRDIYIDDEQICIDATRKTIDDGYTKEWPKETNCNQEVVKNLIDRGLIDNDTKLFEKFEIFG, encoded by the coding sequence ATGCATTACTATATAAATTTGCTTAAAAAAAATAATCTATTAAAAATTATAGAAGCGCCATGCGATATTGATCTTGAAATTGCTCATATTAGCTACATCGAAGTTAAAAAAGATAATTCTAAAGCTATACTATTTACCAATCCAACTAATAAAAATGGTGATAAATTTCCCCCTGTGATAACAAATATTTTTGGTAGTTTTAAGGCACTTGAGATAATTTTTGGGCGTGATATTAGTGATATTTCTAATGAAATTTCAGCTCTTTTAAAACCTAAAAAACCAAATTCAATGAAAGAAAAAATAGATTTTTTCGGCTATCTTTTGAGTTTAAAATCCATTTTTCCAAAAAGATTAAAAGGCAATGGTATATGTCAAGAATGTGAATTTAAAGAGCCAAATTTATATAAACTTCCGGTTTTGAAAACTTGGGATGATGATGGTGGCGCCTTTATCACAATGGGTCAAGTCTATACTAAGGCGTTAAATGGAACTACTCAAAATTTGGGTATGTATCGCCTTCAAGTCCATAGCCAAAATGAACTTGGAATGCACTGGCAAATTCACAAAGATGGGGCGCATTTTTTTCACGAATACAAACAAGCTGGCCAAAAAATGCCTGTAAGCGTTGCTATTGGCGGAGATCCATTATATATATGGTGTGGGCAAGCACCACTACCAAAAAATATTTTTGAATTAATGCTATATGGATTTATTCGTAAAAAACCAGCGAAATTGGTAAAATCACTTACTAATGATATTTATGTGCCTTTTGATGCTGATTTTATTATCGAGGGATTTGTAGATCCAAATGAGTTAAAAGATGAGGGAAGATTTGGCGATCATACTGGCTATTATACCCCAATAGAGCCGTTTCCAGTAATGAAAGTAAGCAAAATTACGCATAAGACAAATCCAATATTTGCTGCAACTGTCGTGGGCAAGCCGCCTTTAGAAGATAAATATATGGGATATGCAACTGAGCGTATATTTTTGCCACTTTTGCAAACTACTGCGCCAGATCTGATTGATTATAAAATGCCTGAAAATGGAGTATTTCATAACTTAATATTAGCTAAATTTAATAACCTTTATCCAGCACACGCTCAGCAGCTTATGCATGCATTTTGGGGCGTTGGTCAGATGAGCTTTGTAAAACATGCTATATTTGTCCCAAGCAATGCACCTGATTTAGATGATTATGAAAATTTGGCTAAATTTGTACTAAATAAATTTAGTCCAAAAAGCTGCCTAATAACAAGTGGAGTTTGCGATCAGCTCGATCATGCTAGTCCAAACTCATGCTATGGAGGCAAACTAGGCATAGATGCATCTATAGACTACTCTACTTTAACACCAAGTGTGATAAGCAATACCGAACTACTAGATAAATTTAAAAAAATAAGCTCTGATATTTTAGAGATATATCAATATTTTACCGATACCAAAAATCCAATCTGTATGGTAAAAGTAGATAAAAAATCAAACCTAAAATCTCTTTTTAACTCTCTTTTAACGCTTAAAAAACATTTTAAAATTATAATATTTACAGATATTGATTCAAAAATAGATAATCCATATATGATGGTATGGCGTATTACTAATAGTATTGATGCCCAGCGAGATATATATATAGATGATGAGCAAATTTGCATTGATGCGACTCGCAAAACCATAGATGATGGCTATACAAAAGAGTGGCCTAAAGAGACCAATTGCAATCAAGAAGTTGTTAAAAATTTGATTGATAGAGGCTTGATAGATAATGATACAAAATTATTTGAAAAATTTGAGATATTTGGCTGA
- a CDS encoding tautomerase family protein, translated as MPIINIKLSDPMPSRQKLDEIATKITDIMVNDLGKNPQRVVINFDEIRSDATYFGGKSVQAIKEGK; from the coding sequence ATGCCAATTATAAATATTAAGCTTTCAGACCCAATGCCAAGTCGTCAAAAACTAGATGAAATCGCAACTAAAATTACTGATATAATGGTAAATGATCTAGGCAAAAATCCTCAAAGAGTTGTTATAAATTTTGATGAGATTAGAAGTGATGCAACATATTTTGGTGGTAAATCTGTTCAAGCTATAAAAGAGGGTAAATAA
- the bcp gene encoding thioredoxin-dependent thiol peroxidase, whose translation MAEKIKEATVFNQEDIDRKVILAAGDMAPEFSLENSDGVSISLRDFRGKNVVLYFYPKDNTPGCTTEACEFSANYDEFVANDTVIVGVSPDNTKSHSGFIAKQNLKHILLSDINKDVAKAYGVWQVRKNYGKEYLGIVRTTFIIDKEGKIAKVYKSVKAAGHAAKVLADLIK comes from the coding sequence ATGGCTGAAAAAATAAAAGAAGCTACAGTATTTAATCAAGAAGATATTGATCGTAAAGTAATTTTAGCAGCTGGTGACATGGCTCCAGAATTTAGTCTAGAAAATAGTGATGGAGTAAGTATTAGTTTAAGAGATTTTAGAGGTAAAAATGTAGTATTATACTTCTACCCTAAAGATAATACTCCAGGATGCACAACTGAGGCGTGTGAATTTAGCGCAAATTATGATGAATTTGTAGCTAATGATACTGTGATTGTAGGAGTTAGCCCAGATAATACTAAGAGCCATAGTGGATTTATCGCAAAGCAAAATTTAAAACATATCCTACTAAGTGATATTAATAAAGATGTAGCAAAAGCGTATGGTGTGTGGCAGGTTCGTAAAAATTATGGCAAAGAGTATCTAGGCATAGTAAGAACTACATTTATCATAGATAAAGAGGGCAAAATAGCAAAAGTCTATAAAAGTGTAAAAGCAGCTGGCCATGCTGCTAAAGTCTTAGCTGATTTAATAAAGTAG
- a CDS encoding epoxyqueuosine reductase QueH, translating into MLVHICCSVDSHYFIAELKKLYPNERIIGYFYDPNIHPYSEFLLRFKDVKRSCKQLGIKVICGEYEYEEWLRGTKGLENEPEKGKRCEYCFEFRVGNSAKAAIELGCKKLTTTLLMSPKKNFTQLENALNNAIKGTNLESVAVDLRKNGGTQRQFELAKRDKLYHQNYCGCIYGLIKQRQNEEVIDELCEPLGAQIQPGSISYRLKLYKKVRKLEQKGVEFDLIRQKILNYRLHFGRVKIDTNVVPSYFIFYSHFKLKSSKFNIEVLSEQVNVNKDDIKLISLAKFNSIGGFKYKNIMELLINPPKIKKELKLRKMITGLEFNLSPIIVLDEIKTGRYIIEANSQIYHSSIELAVKI; encoded by the coding sequence TTGTTAGTTCATATATGTTGCAGTGTCGATAGTCACTATTTTATTGCTGAGTTGAAGAAATTATACCCTAATGAGCGAATTATTGGCTACTTTTATGATCCAAATATTCATCCATATAGTGAATTTTTGCTAAGATTTAAAGATGTCAAGCGTAGTTGTAAGCAGCTTGGCATAAAGGTTATTTGCGGCGAGTATGAGTATGAAGAGTGGCTAAGAGGCACTAAGGGTTTAGAAAATGAGCCAGAAAAAGGTAAACGTTGTGAATATTGCTTTGAATTTCGTGTAGGAAATAGCGCAAAAGCCGCCATAGAATTAGGGTGTAAAAAGCTTACTACAACATTGTTAATGAGTCCTAAAAAAAATTTTACACAGTTAGAAAATGCACTAAATAATGCTATAAAAGGGACAAATTTAGAATCTGTTGCTGTGGATTTAAGAAAAAATGGCGGCACCCAAAGACAGTTTGAACTAGCTAAAAGGGATAAGCTCTATCATCAAAACTACTGCGGTTGTATATACGGATTAATTAAACAACGTCAAAATGAAGAGGTGATAGACGAGCTTTGTGAACCACTTGGCGCTCAAATTCAGCCAGGTTCTATCAGTTATCGTTTAAAATTATATAAAAAGGTAAGAAAACTAGAACAAAAAGGGGTAGAATTTGATCTAATTAGACAAAAGATTCTAAACTATAGATTACATTTTGGAAGGGTAAAAATTGATACTAATGTTGTACCTAGTTATTTTATCTTTTACTCACATTTTAAGCTTAAGAGTTCTAAGTTTAATATTGAAGTTTTAAGCGAGCAAGTTAATGTAAATAAAGATGATATTAAACTAATAAGCTTAGCTAAGTTTAACTCCATCGGCGGTTTTAAATATAAAAATATAATGGAATTATTAATTAATCCCCCAAAGATAAAAAAAGAGTTAAAATTGCGTAAAATGATAACAGGTTTAGAATTTAATCTTAGTCCAATCATTGTGTTAGATGAGATAAAAACTGGTAGATATATAATTGAAGCAAATAGTCAAATTTACCACTCTAGCATAGAGTTAGCAGTAAAAATTTAA
- the fabZ gene encoding 3-hydroxyacyl-ACP dehydratase FabZ: MIDVVEIQKILPHRYPFLLIDRVSKLEPSKFIKGYKNITIAEQVFQGHFPGHPIYPGVMIIEGMAQAGGILAFKSMGEAEQANAEDKVVYFMSIDGAKFRSPVRPGDKLEYHLEVLKHKGNIWVLVGKAYVDDKLVAEAELKAMIVDK; this comes from the coding sequence ATGATAGATGTAGTTGAAATCCAAAAAATATTACCACACAGATATCCATTTTTGCTTATTGATAGAGTGTCTAAGCTAGAACCTAGCAAATTTATTAAAGGTTATAAAAATATAACAATTGCTGAGCAAGTTTTCCAAGGTCACTTTCCAGGTCATCCTATATATCCAGGCGTTATGATAATCGAAGGAATGGCGCAAGCTGGCGGTATTTTGGCTTTTAAAAGCATGGGTGAGGCTGAACAAGCTAACGCAGAAGATAAGGTAGTTTATTTTATGAGTATCGATGGGGCAAAATTTAGATCTCCGGTTCGCCCAGGCGATAAACTAGAGTACCATTTAGAGGTCTTAAAACATAAGGGAAATATTTGGGTTTTAGTTGGTAAGGCTTATGTAGATGATAAACTAGTAGCTGAAGCTGAGCTAAAGGCAATGATCGTAGATAAATAA